One window of the Streptomyces sp. NBC_00259 genome contains the following:
- a CDS encoding acyl-CoA dehydrogenase family protein translates to MADQLLFNPRTYDPEHFDPETRRLLRATVDWFEDRGKRRLIEDYRSRAWLADFLAFSAKEGLFATFLTPASAAEGNADKRWDTARIAALNEIFGFYGLDYWYAWQVTVLGLGPVWQSENAEVRRHAAELLAQGEVFAFGLSEKAHGADIYSTDMLLEPDGRGGFRARGSKYYIGNGNAAGLVSVFGRRTDVEGPDGYVFFAADSRHPAYHLVKNVVDSSKYVSEFRLDDYPVGPEDVLHTGRAAFDAALNTVNVGKFNLCTASIGICEHAMYEAVTHAHNRILYGRPVTAFPHVRRELTDAYVRLVGMKLFSDRAVDYFRSAGPDDRRYLLFNPMTKMKVTTEGEKVIDLMWDVIAAKGFEKDTYFAQAATEIRGLPKLEGTVHVNLALILKFMRNHLLDPAEYAPVPTRLDAADDAFLFRQGPARGLGSVRFHDWRTAYDAYAHVPNVARFREQADALCAFVTTAAPDEEQSRDLDLLLAVGQLFALVVHGQLILEQAHLTGSDEDVLDELFTVLVRDFSEHAVELHGKDSATGDQQRWALAAIRRPVVDEDRSARVWERVEALSGAYEMAP, encoded by the coding sequence GTGGCCGACCAGCTGCTTTTCAACCCGCGCACCTACGACCCGGAGCACTTCGACCCCGAGACCCGCAGGCTGCTGCGTGCCACCGTCGACTGGTTCGAGGACCGCGGCAAGCGCAGGCTGATCGAGGACTACCGCTCCCGTGCCTGGCTCGCGGACTTCCTGGCCTTCTCCGCCAAGGAGGGGCTGTTCGCGACCTTCCTCACCCCGGCCTCCGCCGCCGAGGGGAACGCGGACAAGCGGTGGGACACCGCCCGCATCGCCGCCCTCAACGAGATCTTCGGCTTCTACGGGCTCGACTACTGGTACGCGTGGCAGGTCACCGTCCTCGGTCTCGGCCCCGTCTGGCAGAGCGAGAACGCCGAGGTCCGCCGCCACGCGGCGGAACTCCTCGCGCAGGGCGAGGTGTTCGCCTTCGGCCTGTCCGAGAAGGCCCACGGCGCCGACATCTACTCCACCGACATGCTGCTGGAGCCCGACGGCCGGGGCGGCTTCCGTGCCCGCGGCTCCAAGTACTACATCGGCAACGGCAACGCCGCGGGCCTCGTCTCCGTCTTCGGCCGCCGCACCGACGTCGAGGGCCCGGACGGGTACGTCTTCTTCGCCGCCGACAGCCGGCACCCGGCGTACCACCTCGTGAAGAACGTCGTCGACTCCTCCAAGTACGTCAGCGAGTTCCGCCTCGACGACTACCCCGTCGGCCCCGAGGACGTGCTGCACACCGGCCGCGCCGCCTTCGACGCCGCCCTCAACACCGTCAATGTCGGCAAGTTCAACCTCTGCACCGCCTCCATCGGCATCTGCGAGCACGCGATGTACGAGGCCGTGACCCACGCGCACAACCGGATCCTCTACGGCCGCCCCGTCACCGCCTTCCCGCATGTGCGCCGTGAGCTGACCGACGCGTACGTCCGTCTCGTCGGGATGAAGCTGTTCAGCGACCGCGCCGTGGACTACTTCCGCTCCGCGGGACCCGACGACCGCCGCTATCTGCTGTTCAACCCGATGACGAAGATGAAGGTGACCACGGAGGGCGAGAAGGTCATCGACCTGATGTGGGACGTCATCGCCGCCAAGGGCTTCGAGAAGGACACCTACTTCGCCCAGGCCGCCACCGAGATCCGTGGGCTGCCCAAGCTGGAGGGCACCGTCCACGTCAATCTCGCGCTGATCCTCAAGTTCATGCGCAACCACCTGCTGGACCCCGCCGAGTACGCGCCGGTCCCGACCCGGCTGGACGCGGCCGACGACGCGTTCCTCTTCCGGCAGGGACCGGCCCGCGGGCTGGGTTCCGTACGCTTCCACGACTGGCGCACCGCCTACGACGCGTACGCGCACGTGCCCAACGTCGCCCGGTTCCGGGAACAGGCCGACGCCCTGTGCGCGTTCGTCACCACCGCCGCCCCGGACGAGGAGCAGAGCCGCGACCTGGACCTCCTCCTCGCCGTCGGCCAGCTGTTCGCGCTCGTCGTCCACGGTCAGCTGATCCTGGAGCAGGCGCACCTGACCGGCTCGGACGAGGACGTGCTGGACGAGCTGTTCACCGTGCTCGTACGTGACTTCTCCGAGCACGCCGTCGAGCTGCACGGCAAGGACTCGGCCACCGGTGACCAGCAGCGCTGGGCCCTGGCGGCCATCCGGCGTCCGGTCGTCGACGAGGACCGTTCGGCCCGGGTGTGGGAGCGCGTCGAGGCGCTGTCGGGGGCGTACGAGATGGCGCCGTAG
- a CDS encoding flavin monoamine oxidase family protein — MTADVCVVGAGLAGLAAARLLTAAGREVVVLEARDRVGGRVWNREMPDGTVVSAGGTWLGKGQERMFQLCREVGLDVYPQYDEGRHIVRLDGVNHHYRGTIPKTGPAALATLGVALLRLNLMARRLPADAPWEARQARAWDARTLGQWLSHPLNVPSATAHTLLRSTMNLLFCADPAEVSLLGALVLARGGGGFGYYTDSRRTESHLVDGGAPELARRMAGQLGAAVRLSSPVRRIGRSAADARVVSDTVEVRARRVIVATPPALAGRISFDPPLPAAHSHLRQRVVPGAIIRVITAYPEPFWRGQGLSGQTLAPLSPVGITIDQTPRSGRPGVLSSYAYGAAAVRLGRLDPGQRRELWLRALTDRFGPQARRPSAYLETDWSDQPWSLGGMVAHFPPGALTSYGSALREPAGRIHWAGTESATLMHGLMEGAVRSGERAAHEVLAAD; from the coding sequence ATGACAGCGGATGTGTGTGTCGTGGGCGCCGGACTCGCGGGGCTGGCGGCGGCGCGACTACTGACCGCAGCCGGACGCGAGGTCGTGGTGCTCGAAGCCCGGGACCGGGTGGGCGGGCGGGTCTGGAACCGGGAGATGCCCGACGGCACGGTGGTCTCCGCGGGCGGCACCTGGCTGGGAAAGGGCCAGGAGCGCATGTTCCAGCTGTGCCGGGAGGTCGGCCTGGACGTCTATCCGCAGTACGACGAGGGCCGGCACATCGTGCGTCTCGACGGGGTCAACCACCATTACCGGGGCACCATCCCCAAGACCGGCCCGGCGGCGCTCGCCACGCTCGGGGTGGCGTTGCTGCGCCTCAACCTCATGGCACGGCGCCTTCCGGCGGACGCCCCGTGGGAGGCGCGGCAGGCACGGGCGTGGGACGCCCGCACGCTCGGGCAGTGGCTGTCCCACCCGCTCAACGTGCCCTCCGCCACCGCCCACACCCTCCTCAGATCGACGATGAACCTGCTGTTCTGCGCCGATCCGGCGGAGGTCTCGCTGCTGGGCGCACTCGTCCTGGCGCGGGGCGGAGGCGGCTTCGGCTACTACACCGATTCCCGCAGGACGGAATCCCACCTGGTGGACGGCGGGGCCCCCGAGCTGGCCCGCCGGATGGCCGGGCAGCTGGGCGCGGCGGTGCGCCTGTCCAGCCCGGTCCGGCGGATCGGGCGGAGCGCCGCCGATGCCCGGGTCGTCTCCGACACCGTCGAGGTACGGGCACGGCGTGTCATCGTGGCCACCCCGCCCGCGCTGGCGGGACGGATCTCCTTCGACCCGCCGCTGCCCGCGGCCCACAGCCATCTGCGCCAGCGGGTGGTGCCGGGGGCGATCATCCGGGTCATCACGGCGTACCCCGAACCCTTCTGGCGGGGTCAGGGGCTGTCGGGGCAGACGCTCGCGCCCCTGTCGCCCGTCGGCATCACCATCGACCAGACTCCCCGCTCGGGACGGCCCGGCGTGCTGAGCAGCTACGCGTACGGTGCCGCGGCCGTGCGGCTCGGCCGCCTGGATCCCGGGCAGCGGCGGGAGCTGTGGCTGCGCGCGCTCACCGACCGCTTCGGCCCGCAGGCGCGCCGGCCCTCCGCATACCTGGAGACCGACTGGTCCGACCAGCCCTGGTCGCTGGGCGGGATGGTCGCCCATTTCCCGCCCGGCGCCCTGACGAGCTACGGCAGCGCGCTGCGCGAACCGGCGGGAAGGATCCACTGGGCCGGTACGGAGTCGGCGACGCTCATGCACGGGCTGATGGAGGGAGCGGTCCGCTCGGGCGAGCGAGCGGCCCACGAAGTCCTCGCCGCCGACTGA
- a CDS encoding PP2C family protein-serine/threonine phosphatase, with protein sequence MIMSGWLRRRRAPYGTRWQAARLSPVILTVVVAGLAFSTPKEIAFSRLLPAAPALAAAMWPVLPTLILGMFCLLVMIGLSFVYTDLGTAYTGAAIVAVTAAAAYASHVRLQREEALFHIRLVADTAQKVLLRPLPRRIAHVEIESLYLAAQEQARIGGDFYEAADTPYGVRLLIGDVRGKGLTAVGAAAAVISCFREAAFDEPDLRGIVRRLEISIARHSAAFPGLDLPERFATALLIEIPSNKGHVKLLNCGHPPPLLVHRGETRVLNPTAASPPLNLATLIGAHYWVDTVAFAPGDQLLLYTDGITETRDRTGEFFPLPDWMRRQDPMPPRELLERLHQDLRHFSGDRLDDDIAALAVRSRSTLL encoded by the coding sequence GTGATCATGTCCGGATGGCTGCGGCGCCGCCGTGCCCCCTACGGCACCCGGTGGCAAGCTGCCCGGCTCTCACCGGTGATCCTCACTGTCGTCGTCGCCGGCCTGGCGTTCTCCACCCCGAAGGAGATCGCCTTCAGCCGCCTCCTGCCGGCCGCACCCGCCCTGGCCGCCGCCATGTGGCCCGTGCTCCCCACGCTCATTCTGGGGATGTTCTGCCTGCTGGTCATGATCGGCCTCAGCTTCGTCTACACCGACCTGGGGACCGCCTACACCGGGGCCGCCATCGTCGCCGTCACCGCGGCCGCCGCGTACGCGAGCCATGTCCGGCTCCAGCGGGAGGAGGCCCTCTTCCACATCCGGCTCGTCGCCGACACGGCCCAGAAGGTGCTGCTGCGCCCCCTGCCCCGCCGTATCGCGCACGTGGAGATCGAGTCGCTGTATCTGGCGGCTCAGGAGCAGGCCAGGATCGGCGGAGACTTCTACGAGGCGGCCGACACACCCTACGGAGTACGGCTCCTCATCGGCGACGTGCGCGGCAAGGGCCTGACGGCGGTGGGCGCGGCCGCGGCGGTGATCAGCTGCTTCCGGGAGGCCGCGTTCGACGAGCCCGACCTGAGGGGCATCGTCCGGCGCCTTGAGATCAGCATCGCCCGCCACAGTGCCGCGTTCCCCGGCCTGGACCTGCCGGAGCGCTTCGCCACCGCTCTGCTCATCGAGATCCCGAGCAACAAGGGCCACGTCAAACTTCTCAACTGCGGGCATCCCCCGCCACTGCTCGTCCACCGGGGCGAGACCCGCGTACTGAACCCCACCGCCGCCTCGCCGCCCCTCAATCTGGCGACGCTCATCGGAGCCCACTACTGGGTCGACACCGTCGCCTTCGCCCCCGGCGACCAGCTGCTGCTCTACACCGACGGCATCACGGAGACCCGCGACCGCACGGGCGAGTTCTTCCCGCTGCCGGACTGGATGCGCAGGCAGGACCCGATGCCGCCCCGCGAGCTGCTCGAACGGCTGCACCAGGACCTGCGCCACTTCAGCGGCGACAGGCTCGACGACGACATCGCGGCCCTCGCCGTGCGGTCCCGGAGCACGCTCTTGTGA
- a CDS encoding AraC family transcriptional regulator: MHLDELRTLLVRHARPDWTTAIDGVLISKVDEPNPPSPSTSGTVLALVAQGAKRLALGERVYEYRAGQYLVASVDLPVTGHFTEASTEHPALGFGLTLDPSDVAELLLRSGPGDVPRTGGGALPGIAVSDAPDALLDAVVRLLRLLDEPRDQAVLAPLVKREILWRLITGEQGGIVRQLGLADSSLSHVARAVRWIRDHYTQPFRVEDVAQRSGMSVSAFYRNFQAVTAMSPIQFQKQIRLQEARLLLATHPNDITGVGHRVGYDNPSQFSREYRRQFGAPPSQDAARLRRSVRTATAVLP, from the coding sequence ATGCACCTCGACGAGCTCCGCACCCTGCTGGTCAGGCACGCGCGGCCCGACTGGACCACGGCCATCGACGGCGTGCTCATCTCGAAGGTCGACGAGCCGAACCCGCCGTCGCCCTCGACCTCCGGAACGGTGCTGGCGCTCGTCGCCCAGGGCGCCAAGCGCCTCGCACTGGGCGAGCGGGTCTACGAGTACCGGGCCGGGCAGTATCTCGTCGCATCGGTCGACCTGCCGGTCACCGGCCACTTCACCGAGGCCAGCACCGAGCACCCGGCACTGGGCTTCGGGCTCACGCTGGACCCGTCCGACGTCGCCGAGCTGCTGCTGAGGTCCGGGCCGGGAGACGTGCCGCGCACGGGTGGCGGCGCGCTGCCCGGCATCGCCGTCAGCGACGCGCCGGACGCACTGCTCGACGCGGTGGTCCGACTGCTGCGCCTGCTCGACGAGCCCCGCGACCAGGCGGTGCTCGCCCCGCTCGTCAAACGCGAGATCCTGTGGCGGCTGATCACCGGTGAGCAGGGCGGCATCGTGCGACAGCTCGGTCTCGCCGACAGCAGCCTCAGTCATGTCGCGCGGGCGGTGCGGTGGATCCGCGACCACTACACGCAGCCGTTCCGGGTCGAGGACGTGGCACAGCGGTCGGGCATGAGCGTCTCCGCCTTCTACCGCAACTTCCAGGCGGTGACCGCCATGAGCCCCATCCAGTTCCAGAAGCAGATCCGGCTGCAGGAGGCCCGGCTGCTGCTCGCCACCCACCCCAACGACATCACGGGGGTCGGTCATCGCGTCGGCTACGACAACCCCTCCCAGTTCAGCCGGGAGTACCGCCGCCAGTTCGGCGCACCGCCCAGCCAGGACGCCGCCCGTCTGCGTCGTTCCGTGCGCACCGCCACGGCCGTCCTGCCGTAG
- a CDS encoding RICIN domain-containing protein, whose amino-acid sequence MLPPSPAGAAPAAPSAAAAPPTGWTTVVNAGSGKCVDARAAATANGTAVQQYTCNTTTAQQWSFTPTADGHVRIGNRNNPDQVIDVSDVSTADNAAVHLWAYGGGDNQQWQPVDEGGGAYRFVNRHSGKCLDVPSASTADSVQLVQYTCNGTAAQRFQVTPVNTQPGDVDLGPNVVVFDPSMPSSSIQSRLNSIFQQQETNQFGSQRYAVMFKPGAYNNDVNVGFYTQVLGLGQSPDSVTINGGVHVEADWFPPQNATHNFWRGAENLSVNPPGGTDRWAVSQASGYRRMHVRGNLELSDGGWSSGGFMADSKIDGQVRSGTQQQWLTRNSQLGSWTGSNWNMVFVGSQGVPGNTFPNPPYTTVDRTPTVREKPFLYVDDSGAYRVFVPSLRTDSTATTWANGNSAGTSLGMDRFFVVKAGATAAQINAALAEGKNLLVTPGVYHLDQTLRVTRPDTVVLGLGLATFVPDNGVTAMTVADVDGVKIAGVLFDAGTTNSRTLMEIGPAGASASHAANPTSLHDVYFRVGGAAVGKATTSLVVNSDHVIGDHMWIWRGDHGSGIGWNTNTADTGLIVNGDDVSMYGLFVEHFQKHQTIWNGNGGRTYFYQNEMPYDPPDQAAWMNGSTQGYTAYKVADSVSSHQAYGLGSYCFFNVDPGVAAEHAIEAPNNPNVRFRNMVTVSLGGTGTIRHVINDRGGPSNSTTNVANLVSYP is encoded by the coding sequence GTGCTGCCTCCCTCCCCCGCCGGCGCCGCACCCGCGGCGCCGTCGGCCGCAGCCGCACCACCCACCGGCTGGACCACCGTGGTCAACGCCGGCAGCGGCAAATGCGTCGACGCCCGTGCGGCGGCGACCGCCAACGGCACCGCGGTGCAGCAGTACACCTGCAACACCACCACGGCACAGCAGTGGAGCTTCACCCCCACCGCCGACGGTCATGTCCGCATCGGCAACCGCAACAACCCCGACCAGGTCATCGACGTCAGCGACGTGTCCACCGCCGACAACGCCGCCGTCCACCTGTGGGCGTACGGCGGCGGCGACAACCAGCAGTGGCAGCCCGTGGACGAGGGCGGCGGCGCGTACCGCTTCGTCAACCGGCACAGCGGCAAGTGTCTCGACGTGCCGTCCGCGTCCACGGCCGACAGCGTCCAGTTGGTCCAGTACACCTGCAACGGCACCGCAGCCCAGCGGTTCCAGGTGACGCCGGTGAACACCCAGCCGGGCGATGTGGACCTCGGCCCCAATGTGGTGGTCTTCGACCCCTCGATGCCGTCGTCGTCGATCCAGAGCCGGCTGAACTCGATCTTCCAGCAGCAGGAGACCAATCAGTTCGGCTCGCAGCGCTACGCGGTGATGTTCAAGCCCGGTGCGTACAACAACGACGTCAACGTCGGCTTCTACACCCAGGTCCTGGGCCTGGGCCAGTCGCCGGACTCGGTGACGATCAACGGAGGGGTCCATGTCGAGGCCGACTGGTTCCCGCCGCAGAACGCGACGCACAACTTCTGGCGCGGAGCCGAGAACCTGTCGGTCAACCCCCCGGGCGGCACGGACCGCTGGGCGGTGTCGCAGGCCTCCGGCTACCGGCGGATGCATGTGCGCGGCAATCTCGAACTGAGCGACGGCGGTTGGTCGAGCGGCGGCTTCATGGCCGACTCGAAGATCGACGGGCAGGTGCGGTCCGGCACCCAGCAGCAGTGGCTGACCCGCAACTCACAGCTCGGCAGCTGGACGGGGTCCAACTGGAACATGGTCTTCGTCGGCAGCCAGGGCGTTCCGGGCAACACCTTCCCGAATCCGCCGTACACGACGGTCGACCGGACGCCCACGGTCCGTGAGAAGCCGTTCCTGTACGTCGACGACTCCGGCGCCTACCGGGTCTTCGTGCCGTCCCTGCGGACCGACTCGACGGCCACCACATGGGCGAACGGGAACAGCGCGGGGACCTCGCTCGGCATGGACCGGTTCTTCGTGGTCAAGGCGGGCGCCACCGCGGCGCAGATCAACGCCGCGCTCGCCGAGGGAAAGAACCTGCTGGTCACACCGGGTGTCTACCATCTGGACCAGACGCTGCGGGTGACGCGGCCCGACACGGTGGTGCTGGGCCTGGGTCTCGCCACGTTCGTTCCGGACAACGGGGTGACGGCCATGACGGTCGCCGACGTCGACGGGGTGAAGATCGCCGGAGTCCTCTTCGACGCGGGCACAACCAACTCCCGCACCCTGATGGAGATCGGCCCGGCCGGAGCCTCCGCCTCGCATGCCGCCAACCCGACGTCCCTGCACGACGTGTACTTCCGGGTGGGCGGAGCCGCCGTCGGCAAGGCCACCACCAGCCTGGTGGTCAACAGCGACCATGTCATCGGCGACCACATGTGGATCTGGCGCGGCGACCACGGCTCCGGCATCGGCTGGAACACCAACACGGCCGACACCGGCCTGATCGTCAACGGTGACGACGTGTCCATGTACGGGCTGTTCGTCGAGCACTTCCAGAAGCACCAGACGATCTGGAACGGCAACGGCGGGCGCACGTACTTCTACCAGAACGAGATGCCCTACGACCCGCCCGACCAGGCTGCCTGGATGAATGGTTCGACGCAGGGCTACACCGCCTACAAGGTGGCCGACTCCGTCAGCAGTCATCAGGCGTACGGGCTCGGCAGCTACTGCTTCTTCAACGTCGACCCGGGCGTCGCGGCCGAGCACGCCATCGAGGCACCCAACAACCCGAACGTGCGCTTCCGCAACATGGTGACCGTCTCACTCGGCGGGACCGGCACGATCCGGCATGTGATCAACGACCGGGGCGGCCCCTCCAACTCGACCACCAACGTGGCCAATCTGGTGAGCTACCCCTGA
- a CDS encoding ricin-type beta-trefoil lectin domain protein, producing MKISLDRRLPLYAAALAVAASGLTVATGSPATAATGRITGIGGKCVDVAGANNANGTPVQLYDCNGTTAQTWDVAADGTVKALGKCLDVASGGTTNGSVVQLWDCNGTAAQQWTVTAARDIVNPQADKCLDATGNSSANGTRLQIWTCTGAANQKWSAPGGGTDPVPPGNMAVAPYLYNGWGSPPNPTTVMSATGVKWFTLAFVLSNGYCNPQWDGGRPLTGGVDQQTINSVRAAGGDVIPSFGGWSGNKLESSCSSAGELATAYQKVVNAYGLKAIDIDIEAAAYDSPAVQQRTVDALKIIKANNPGIKVYITFGTGQNGPDTSLIGKAAASGLSVDSWTIMPFNFGGNGQNMGTLTVRAAEGLKTAVKNAYGYSDDQAYRHTGISSMNGVTDVGETITPADFRTILGYAQQRHLARLTFWSVNRDRPCTGGGADTCSGVPQQPWEFTRVFASYNG from the coding sequence ATGAAGATATCCCTCGACCGGCGCCTGCCCCTGTACGCGGCGGCACTCGCCGTCGCAGCGAGCGGACTGACCGTCGCCACCGGATCCCCGGCCACCGCGGCCACCGGACGCATCACCGGGATCGGAGGCAAGTGCGTCGACGTCGCCGGTGCCAACAACGCCAACGGAACACCCGTCCAGCTCTACGACTGCAACGGGACCACGGCCCAGACGTGGGACGTCGCCGCCGACGGCACCGTCAAGGCGCTCGGCAAGTGCCTTGACGTCGCCTCGGGCGGAACCACGAACGGCTCGGTCGTCCAGCTCTGGGACTGCAACGGCACCGCAGCCCAGCAGTGGACGGTGACCGCGGCCCGCGACATCGTCAACCCGCAGGCCGACAAGTGCCTGGACGCCACCGGCAACAGCTCCGCCAATGGCACCAGACTCCAGATCTGGACCTGTACCGGAGCCGCCAACCAGAAGTGGAGCGCGCCGGGTGGAGGCACGGACCCGGTACCTCCCGGGAACATGGCCGTCGCGCCGTACCTCTACAACGGCTGGGGCAGCCCACCGAACCCGACGACGGTCATGAGCGCGACCGGGGTGAAGTGGTTCACCCTCGCCTTCGTCCTCAGCAACGGCTACTGCAACCCGCAATGGGACGGTGGCCGCCCCCTGACCGGCGGCGTCGACCAGCAGACGATCAACTCCGTGCGGGCTGCCGGCGGCGACGTGATTCCGTCGTTCGGCGGGTGGAGCGGCAACAAGCTGGAGAGCAGCTGCTCCAGCGCGGGCGAGCTGGCGACCGCTTACCAGAAGGTCGTCAACGCCTACGGACTCAAGGCCATCGACATCGACATCGAGGCCGCGGCCTACGACAGCCCGGCCGTCCAGCAGCGCACGGTCGACGCGCTGAAGATCATCAAGGCGAACAACCCCGGGATCAAGGTGTACATCACCTTCGGCACCGGCCAGAACGGCCCCGACACCAGCCTCATCGGCAAGGCGGCCGCCTCCGGGCTGTCCGTCGACAGCTGGACGATCATGCCGTTCAACTTCGGCGGCAACGGGCAGAACATGGGCACCCTCACCGTCCGCGCCGCCGAAGGCCTGAAGACAGCGGTCAAGAACGCCTACGGGTACAGCGACGACCAGGCCTACCGGCACACGGGCATATCCTCGATGAACGGCGTCACCGACGTCGGCGAGACCATCACCCCCGCCGACTTCCGCACCATCCTCGGCTACGCCCAGCAGCGGCATCTGGCCCGGCTGACCTTCTGGTCCGTCAACCGTGACCGGCCCTGCACCGGAGGCGGCGCCGACACCTGCTCGGGCGTTCCGCAGCAGCCGTGGGAGTTCACCCGGGTCTTCGCGTCCTACAACGGATGA
- a CDS encoding alginate lyase family protein codes for MPRKRNRPGAVRIRKSSLVAVPLLVSTLLAALIAGPTNERAEAAPATFVHPGVLVSRGQLDFTREKVNAGAQPWKGAFDQMMASKYASLSRVPKPRAVVECGSYSNPNNGCTDEREDAIAAYTLSLAWYVTRDSRYAQKAIEIMDAWSAVIRDHTNSNAPLQTGWAGSSWPRAAEIIRYTYTGWPQDRIDRFRTMLRTVYLPEVAGGSHSNGNWELSMTEAAIGIAVFLEDRAAYDNAVGKFRGRVPAYLYLTGDGSLPRTAPGSGLDTRDEIVRYWQGQTTFVNGLSQETCRDLTHTGYGLSAISHIAETSRIQGQDLYPEIAERLRHALGLHAKYELGETPPSWLCGGTLRDHLGPVTEVGFNALNGRMGIAMTNTQALTERNRPAGTNNLFVAWETLTHAANPR; via the coding sequence ATGCCCAGAAAGCGGAACAGGCCTGGTGCGGTGCGCATCAGGAAGAGTTCATTAGTCGCCGTACCTCTGCTGGTCTCCACCCTCCTGGCCGCGCTGATCGCCGGCCCCACGAACGAACGCGCCGAGGCGGCCCCCGCCACGTTCGTCCACCCCGGTGTCCTGGTCTCCCGCGGTCAGCTCGACTTCACCCGCGAGAAGGTGAACGCCGGGGCGCAGCCCTGGAAGGGCGCCTTCGACCAGATGATGGCGAGCAAGTACGCCTCGCTGTCCCGCGTGCCCAAGCCACGGGCGGTCGTGGAGTGCGGGTCGTACTCGAACCCCAACAACGGCTGCACGGACGAACGCGAGGACGCCATCGCCGCGTACACGCTGTCCTTGGCCTGGTACGTCACACGTGACAGCCGGTACGCCCAGAAGGCGATCGAGATCATGGACGCCTGGTCCGCCGTGATCAGGGATCACACGAACTCCAACGCGCCCCTCCAGACGGGCTGGGCCGGGTCCTCCTGGCCACGGGCCGCCGAGATCATCCGCTACACCTACACGGGCTGGCCGCAGGACCGGATCGACCGCTTCAGGACCATGCTGCGCACCGTCTACCTCCCCGAGGTGGCGGGCGGCTCCCACTCGAACGGCAACTGGGAACTGAGCATGACCGAGGCCGCGATCGGCATCGCGGTCTTCCTGGAGGACCGCGCCGCCTACGACAACGCCGTCGGCAAGTTCCGCGGTCGCGTCCCGGCCTACCTCTACCTCACCGGCGACGGCAGCCTGCCGAGGACGGCACCCGGCAGCGGCCTCGACACCCGCGACGAGATCGTCCGGTACTGGCAGGGCCAGACCACCTTCGTCAACGGCCTCTCCCAGGAGACCTGCCGCGACCTCACACACACGGGTTACGGCCTCTCCGCCATCTCGCACATCGCCGAGACCAGCCGTATCCAGGGCCAGGACCTCTACCCGGAGATCGCGGAGAGACTGCGCCACGCACTGGGTCTCCATGCCAAGTACGAGCTCGGCGAGACGCCTCCGAGCTGGCTGTGCGGCGGGACCCTCCGCGACCACCTCGGACCGGTCACCGAGGTCGGTTTCAACGCGCTGAACGGCCGGATGGGCATCGCGATGACCAACACCCAGGCCCTCACCGAGCGGAACCGCCCGGCCGGCACGAACAACCTCTTCGTCGCCTGGGAGACCCTCACCCACGCCGCCAACCCCCGCTGA